In Drosophila pseudoobscura strain MV-25-SWS-2005 chromosome 4, UCI_Dpse_MV25, whole genome shotgun sequence, the following proteins share a genomic window:
- the LOC6903205 gene encoding secretion-regulating guanine nucleotide exchange factor-like yields the protein MEVFAWGANSHGQLGLGFESELCMTPQRLTRHSFAPQLVRCIRGGGGHVLVLDTNGRVHACGWNNRGQLGLDSTEECHNEFQMIPSEFFEEVPIETVSCGWDISGGITLTKRLFVWGSNAFQQLGICQRGFMAVRRPLPVRLPKEEPALAISFGLRHCAVLTQDHKIYVFGRLRVMDPPPIELDITATTLHRCNTMKIQVHNPNELRIVALSSGQHHMLLKCVDLSQEGGSTKRILSLGDNKFGQSNAFLFEEDVRQLAVGWTHNAALLRNNEILMWGRNCYGQLGTGSISAQQAVPQPLSLRLPDGQTPARVHMGAEHGLLRTTAGEIYTWGWNEHGNCGNNSTENVYSPTLVEIPGRVKLAGAGSGFCYAISESSVN from the exons ATGGAGGTCTTCGCCTGG GGTGCCAACTCTCACGGCCAGCTCGGCCTTGGCTTTGAATCGGAGCTGTGCATGACGCCGCAGCGCCTGACCAGACACTCCTTCGCCCCCCAGCTGGTACGCTGCATACGCGGCGGCGGGGGGCACGTACTCGTCCTGGACACGAACGGAAGGGTGCACGCCTGCGGCTGGAATAATCGCGGACAACTGGGCCTGGACTCGACGGAGGAGTGCCACAACGAGTTCCAGATGATTCCCTCAGAGTTCTTTGAG GAAGTACCCATTGAAACCGTGAGCTGCGGCTGGGACATCTCTGGGGGCATAACCCTGACCAAGCGACTCTTCGTGTGGGGCTCCAACGCCTTCCAGCAGCTGGGGATCTGCCAGCGCGGGTTCATGGCCGTCCGTCGGCCCCTGCCCGTGCGGCTGCCCAAGGAGGAGCCCGCCCTGGCCATCAGCTTCGGGCTGCGCCACTGCGCAGTGCTCACGCAGGACCACAAGATCTACGTGTTCGGGCGGCTGCGCGTCATGGACCCCCCGCCCATCGAGCTGGACATCACGGCCACCACCCTGCACCGCTGCAACACGATGAAGATCCAGGTGCACAATCCGAACGAGCTGCGCATCGTGGCCCTCTCCAGCGGCCAGCACCACATGCTGCTCAAGTGCGTGGACCTGTCCCAGGAGGGCGGCAGCACCAAGCGGATTCTATCTCTCGGCGACAACAAGTTCGGCCAGTCCAACGCCTTCCTCTTCGAGGAGGACGTGCGGCAGCTGGCCGTCGGCTGGACCCACAATGCGGCGCTGCTCCGCAACAACGAGATCCTCATGTGGGGCCGCAACTGCTACGGACAGCTGGGCACGGGCTCAATCAGCGCGCAGCAGGCGGTGCCCCAGCCACTCAGTCTCCGACTGCCCGACGGCCAGACGCCTGCTCGCGTGCACATGGGGGCAGAGCACGGCCTGCTGCGGACCACAGCCGGCGAGATCTACACCTGGGGCTGGAACGAGCACGGAAACTGTGGCAACAACAGTACGGAGAATGT ATACAGCCCTACACTCGTGGAAATCCCGGGACGCGTGAAGTTGGCCGGAGCGGGCTCGGGCTTCTGTTACGCCATTTCCGAGTCGTCTGTTAACTAA